A window from Theobroma cacao cultivar B97-61/B2 chromosome 3, Criollo_cocoa_genome_V2, whole genome shotgun sequence encodes these proteins:
- the LOC18606117 gene encoding ATP synthase subunit delta', mitochondrial, which yields MFRQASRLLARTTTATTWRRSRAFSTDLPATPTEDSTFIESWKKVIPNMDPPKTPSSFMTPRPATPSSIPSKITVNFVLPYASELSTKEVDMVIVPATTGQMGVLPGHVPTIAELKPGILSVHEGNDVTKYFLSSGFAFIHANSVADIIAVEAVPLDCIDPALVQKGLAEFTQRLGTATSDLEKAEAQIGVDVHSALNSALTG from the exons ATGTTCCGGCAAGCGTCACGCCTCTTGGCTCGAACCACCACGGCCACCACATGGAGGAGGAGTCGAGCTTTCTCTACTGACCTACCGGCCACACCCACGGAGGATTCTACCTTCATCGAGTCATGGAAGAAAGTGATACCCAACATGGACCCTCCCAAGACTCCGTCTTCCTTCATGACCCCTCGCCCCGCAACTCCTTCTTCCATCCCTTCTAAAATTACCGTCAACTTTGTGCTGCCTTATGCATCTGAGCTCTCTACAAAAGAG GTTGACATGGTGATAGTTCCTGCAACAACTGGGCAGATGGGTGTTTTGCCTGGACATGTACCTACAATTGCTGAACTGAAACCTGGGATCTTGTCAGTGCATGAAGGAAATGATGTTACAAAATATTTCCTTAGCAGTGGGTTTGCTTTTATCCATGCCAACTCTGTTGCTGATATTATTGCTGTGGAAGCAGTGCCACTCGACTGCATTGACCCTGCCTTGGTCCAGAAGGGTCTGGCAGAGTTCACCCAGAGGCTGGGCACAGCTACAAGTGATTTGGAGAAAGCTGAAGCCCAAATAGGTGTTGATGTTCACAGCGCACTGAACTCCGCCCTTACAGGCTAA
- the LOC18606118 gene encoding lon protease homolog 2, peroxisomal, which produces MTQSVELPGRLAILPFRNKVLLPGAFIRIRCTSHSSVKLVEQELWQREEKGLIGILPVRDAADMTSMDSVLSQGVGSESGERSSKVKASTSDAHKVDGKNHPEVIHWHNRGVAARALHLSRGVEKPSGRVTYIVVLEGLCRFNVEELSTRGPYCTAKISSLEMTKAEMEQVEQDPDFVMLSRQFKATAMELISVLEQKQKTGGRIKVLLETLPLHKLADIFVASFEMSFEEQLSMLDSVDPKIRLSKANELVDRHLQSIRVAEKITQKVEGQLSKSQKEFLLRQQMRAIKEELGDNDDDEDDLAALERKMQSAGLPSNIWKHAQRELRRLKKMQPQQPGYNSSRVYLELLADLPWEKASEEQELDLKAAKDRLDSDHYGLVKVKQRIIEYLAVRKLKPDARGPVLCFVGPPGVGKTSLASSIAAALGRKFVRISLGGVRDEADIRGHRRTYIGSMPGRLIDGLKRVGVCNPVMLLDEIDKTGSDVRGDPASALLEVLDPEQNKSFNDHYLNVPFDLSKVIFVATANRVQPIPPPLLDRMEVIELPGYTAEEKLRIAIQHLIPRVLDQHGLSSEFLQIPEAMVKLVIQRYTREAGVRNLERNLAALARAAAVRVAEQEQAVSVSKDVHKLTSPLLDNRLAEGAEMEMEVIPMVVNNHEISNAYRIASPLVVDEAMLEKILGPPRFDDREAADRVATPGVSVGLVWTTFGGEVQFVEATAMIGNGELHLTGQLGDVIKESAQIALTWVRARAADLKFAAAEETNLLRGRDIHIHFPAGAVPKDGPSAGVTLVTALVSLFSKKSVRADTAMTGEMTLRGLVLPVGGVKDKILAAHRYGIKRVILPERNLKDLVEVPAAVLSSLEILLAKRMEDVLEFAFDGGSPWRQNSKL; this is translated from the exons ATGACGCAATCGGTGGAGTTGCCTGGTCGTTTAGCAATCCTTCCGTTCAGAAACAAAGTTCTTTTGCCTGGCGCCTTTATTCGAATTCGCTGCACTTCACATAGCAG TGTGAAATTGGTTGAGCAAGAGTTATGGCAGCGAGAAGAGAAAGGTTTAATTGGGATTCTTCCGGTTCGAGATGCTGCTGACATGACCTCGATGGACTCCGTGTTATCTCAAG GTGTAGGAAGTGAATCCGGGGAGCGTAGCTCAAAAGTTAAGGCCAGCACATCAGATGCTCACAAGGTTGATGGGAAAAACCACCCGGAAGTTATTCATTGGCATAACAG gGGAGTGGCAGCACGTGCTTTGCATCTTTCAAGAGGAGTGGAGAAACCAAGTGGGAGGGTCACGTACATTGTGGTTCTTGAAGGTTTATGCCGATTCAATGTAGAGGAACTTAGCACACGGGGTCCTTACTGCACTGCAAAGATATCTTCACTTGAGATGACTAAGGCTG AGATGGAGCAAGTGGAGCAAGATCCGGATTTTGTGATGTTGTCTCGCCAGTTCAAAGCAACTGCCATGGAGCTTATTTCTGTTCTTGAGCAG AAACAAAAAACTGGTGGAAGGATAAAAGTTCTTTTGGAGACTCTTCCTCTTCACAAATTGGCCGATATATTTGTTGCTAGCTTTGAGATGAGTTTTGAAGAGCAGCTCTCTATGTTGGATTCTGTTGATCCTAaaataaggctttcaaaagCTAATGAGTTAGTTGACAGGCATTTGCAG TCAATACGCGTAGCAGAGAAGATCACTCAAAAGGTTGAAGGGCAATTGTCAAAATCACAGAAGGAGTTTCTTTTGCGACAGCAG ATGAGGGCCATAAAAGAGGAGCTTGGagacaatgatgatgatgaggatgaTTTGGCTGCCCTGGAAAGAAAGATGCAGAGTGCAGGGCTACCTTCAAATATCTGGAAGCATGCACAGAGGGAGTTAAG gAGGCTTAAGAAAATGCAACCGCAGCAACCTGGATATAATAGTTCACGTGTTTACTTGGAGCTTCTTGCTGATCTGCCTTGGGAGAAGGCCAGTGAAGAACAGGAATTGGACTTAAAGGCTGCAAAAGATCGTCTTGACAGTGACCATTATGGTTTAGTCAAGGTCAAGCAACGGATTATCGAATATCTGGCAGTTCGCAAG CTTAAGCCAGATGCAAGAGGCCCCGTTCTGTGCTTTGTTGGCCCACCAGGTGTCGGGAAAACATCATTAGCATCATCAATTGCTGCTGCTTTGGGCAGAAAATTTGTGCGTATATCCCTGGGTGGTGTCAGGGATGAGGCTGATATCAGAGGGCATAGGAGAACATACATTGGAAGCATGCCAGGGCGTCTTATTGATGGGTTAAAG AGGGTAGGTGTTTGCAACCCAGTCATGCTGTTGGATGAGATTGACAAGACAGGGTCTGATGTGCGTGGTGATCCAGCTTCAGCTCTACTAGAGGTTCTTGATCCTGAGCAGAATAAATCTTTCAATGATCA CTATTTGAATGTGCCATTTGACCTTTCAAAGGTGATTTTTGTGGCTACTGCAAATAGGGTGCAGCCTATTCCTCCTCCACTCTTGGACAGGATGGAAGTCATTGAGCTGCCTGGATATACAGCTGAAGAAAAGCTCAGAATAGCCATTCAACATTTGATTCCACGAGTTTTGGATCAGCATGGATTGAGTTCTGAATTCCTTCAAATTCCAGAG GCTATGGTTAAACTTGTCATTCAGAGGTACACCAGGGAAGCTGGTGTCCGCAATCTGGAGAGGAACTTAGCTGCCTTGGCTCGTGCTGCTGCAGTAAGAGTTGCTGAGCAAGAACAGGCTGTCTCAGTTAGCAAAGATGTTCATAAGCTAACTTCTCCACTGCTGGATAACAGGCTTGCTGAGGGAGCTGAGATGGAAATGGAAGTCATTCCAATGGTTGTCAATAATCATGAGATATCAAATGCATACAGAATTGCCTCACCTTTGGTTGTTGATGAGGCTAtgctggaaaaaatattgGGG CCTCCTAGGTTTGATGACCGAGAAGCTGCAGATCGCGTTGCCACTCCTGGAGTATCTGTTGGGCTTGTTTGGACCACTTTTGGAGGAGAGGTTCAGTTTGTGGAGGCTACAGCAATGATTGGAAATGGTGAATTGCATCTTACTGGGCAACTTGGTGATGTTATTAAAGAATCAGCACAAATAGCACTGACATGG GTAAGAGCCAGGGCGGCAGATCTGAAGTTTGCAGCTGCTGAGGAAACCAATCTGCTTCGGGGTAGAGATATTCATATACATTTTCCCGCTGGAGCTGTGCCAAAGGATGGGCCTTCAGCTGGTGTGACCCTTGTAACAGCTTTGGTTTCACTATTTAGTAAGAAAAGTGTAAGAGCAGATACAGCTATGACTGGAGAAATGACGCTGAGGGGTCTTGTGTTACCCGTTGGTGGCGTCAAAGATAAG ATACTAGCAGCACACCGTTATGGTATCAAGAGAGTTATTCTGCCGGAGAGAAACCTGAAGGACTTAGTTGAAGTACCTGCAGCTGTGCTCTCTAGTCTAGAG ATTCTGCTGGCAAAGCGAATGGAAGATGTCTTGGAGTTTGCATTTGATGGGGGATCCCCTTGGAGACAAAACTCGAAATTATGA